CGGCGTCGAAGCCGATTCGTACTCCGGTTTTGCCAGCGGCTCCAACCGCATGAACGTGCCCTTTGCCGTCTATGCGCCGAACGCCCAATACACCGTCATCTCCGTGCAGAATACCGAAAGCGCGACGACGGCCAACATCACCATGAAGTACTACAACCGCGCCGGCAATCTCGATGCCACCATCACCGATTCGATTCCGCCCAACGGCCAGAAGATGTACGACCTGCACGTGCCCGGCGCCAAGGTTCCGGTGTGGGGCAATATCCCCTACTTCCAGACCAATGGCAACTGGACCGGCGCGCTCGTGATCGAAACAGCCAGCGCTGACCAGAAAATTGCAGCCGTGGCCAATAACTTCTGGCCCCGCTACAACGTGGCCTTCAATGCGGCCAGCCGCGGCGCCCGCAAGTTGTTCGTGCCCTCGGTCGAGCGCCGCTATACCAACCCGAACACTGATGCTGGTTGGCTGGGCTTCAGCGTGACCATCGTGCAGAACCTGGGATCCAGCAACACACAGGTCACACTCAAGTACATCAACAAAGATACCCAGAACATTGACCTGACCCTCGGCCCCATCACGCTCGGCCCTGGCGTTGCCGTTGGTTGTAACACCCGCTCCGGTGGCGCTGGTTGTACCGCAGCCGCCACTTACAACACCCTGGGCGCTGCCTGGGTCGGTTCGGTCATCGTCGAATCCACCACGCAGGACGTGGCGGCCATCTCCTACTCCATCCGCCCACGTGACAACGAAGCGGGCGCCTACACCGGCGCCGATGCGTCCAACGCCGGCAGCAACACCTTCCTGCCCGAAGTGTACCAGATTGGCGGCAGCGGCGATGCCCGCACCCTCTGGTCCCTGCTGCGTCTGCAGAACGTTTCTGGCAACAGCGCAACCGTGCAGGTTCGTTTCATCAACCGTGACGGCACCGTCGTCAACGCGGCTACGCAGAACATCAGCATCGCCGGTGAGAAGTCCTACAACTTCAACCTGCGCACCGACGCTCCCATCAACCTCGGTGGCAACTGGTCCGGCGGTGTGCATATCAGCTCCAACCAGCCGCTGGCCGTCGTGGTGGAAAACCTGTGGGGCCTGAGCAAGCTCGCTGCCTACAACGGCTACAGCCGCTAAGCCTGGATCCGAAGCCCCTGTTCCGTTGATTGAAAAAGAGCTGCCGATTGATCGGCAGCTCTTTCTTTTTTGCCTGCACGCCAAACAGATGTGACGCTCTCCGAACTGGTACTTTTGCGAACCCTGACCCTGTGGTATAATTTCCGCGTTCGATCCGTACTCATTTGCCACAGGAGGATGCGTATCCATGGAAATCACGTCATCAGAATTAAAGCGTTGTGTCCTTGTCAACATCAACGGCCGGATTGATGGTAGTTCGGCGCCTGAAATGGAACAGGCGTTGAAAGCGCTCATGGACTCAGGCCACTATCGTCTTGTGCTGGACATCGGCGGCGTCACCTTCTTGAGCAGCGCCGGCATCCGCGTCCTGGTCAGCACCTGGAAAACCGTGCGCCGTTTCAACCGCGGCGACCTGCGCCTGGCCAATGTGCCGCCCCGCATCAGCGAGGTGCTCGACCTGACTGGCCTGAACGATCACTTCGCCCAGTTCAGCAGCAACGTCGAAGCGGTTGGCAGCTTCTAATATGCCCACAGCCTGCTGTGCTGTGCGCCGCGCGCCATCGCGTTCGGCGCACGGACCTTTGCCGCAACGCTGATGCCCATGAACAATGACTGGCAATTGACGATTGCAAGCGACCTGCATAACCTGCCGCTGATCGCCCAGTTTGTGCGTAACGCTGGCCGCGCTGCCGGCCTGAACGATGACGCCCTCTTCGCCATCGAGTTGGCCTGCGACGAAGCGTGCAACAACGTGATCGAACATGCCTATCGCGACGCGGCCGGTCCTCTGCACATCGCCTGTTCCGTACGCCAGGCAGACTTCATCATCCAGATTCAAGACCAGGGACGCCCGTTCGAGCCTCCCATTGCGCGCCCCCTCCATCATCTACGCCGGCGGGCTAACACACCTGTCGGTGGCCTGGGTATCCACCTCATGCGCAAGCTCATGGATGTCGTCGAATACCGCTTCGATACGCAGTTTGGCAACCACCTGACGATGATCAAACGCCAGGTGGTACCGATTTCTGCGCCCGAGGACACCTAGCACATGGCCGACATGCCATCGGTCAACCGCGATGCTTTGCCGCCTGTGGGACGGGCGCCGCTCCATCTCGACGAATTGCGCGCCCTGGCCGAGGCCGGTCAAGCCATCGTGCAGGCGCGCATGGACGAAGACCAACTGTGTGAGTTGATCTTCCAACATGCAACCCGCCTGATGGACGCCTCCAGCTTTCACCTGGGCCTGTTCGATAGGGACGACTTTGTCATCAAGGTCTGGATGCGCCACGGTCAACGCCTGCCCGGCGCCCGCTTTGTCGGCGGCGCCAACGATGGCATCGTGGGTTGGCTGCGTCGCAACCGTCAGCCCCTGCTCGTCCACGATTTCGAGACTGAGATGCAAGACCTCCCCGCGCGCCCGCGCTACGACGATGAACACCCCCCGCGCTCGGCCGTCTTTGTCCCCATCCTTGCCGGTGAACAGGCCATTGGCAGTTTGGCCGTGCAGAGCGATGAACCGGGCGCCTTCAGCGAAGAAGGCCTGCGCATCCTCTTCATCATCGCCAATCAGGCCGGCGTGGCCCTGGTCAATGCCCGGCTCTACCAGGTGGTCGAACGCCGGGCGCGCCAACTGCAAACCGTGGCGCAAGTCAGCCGCAAGGTGGCCGCCATCCTCGACCTGGACCAGCTCCTCAACCAGGTCGTGGAGCTGATTCGTGACCGCTTCGGCTACTATCACGTCCAGATTTTCGTGGTGGCCCAGGGCACCGGACGCGCCTATTTCCGCGCCAGCAGCGGTCACAACCTCAACAAGATGTGGCTGCGCCATGGCCGTTTCGTGCGCATCGGCAGCGAAGGCATCATCGGCTGGGTGGCGCAGCATGGACAACCCTTGCTGGCCAACGATGTCTCGCTGGAGTCGCGCTACTTTCCAGACGACCCGCGCCTCCTGCCTGATACGCAGGCCGAATTAGGGGTGCCGTTGATGGTCGAGGATCGAGTGCTCGGTGTGCTCGACGTGCAGGCGCGTGAACTGAACGCGTTCACCTCCGAAGACTTGTTCATCTTGACGGCGCTGGCCGATCAAATCGCCGTGGCGATTGAGGATACACGCCTTTACCAGGCGGCCAAAGATGAAGCGGCCATTTCCAGCGCCCTGCTCGATGTGGCCAACGCGATGGCGCGACCGTACCGTGTGCCGGAGATGGCCAATACCGTGGCCCGCCTGACGCCATCGCTGGCCGGGGTTGATCGCTGCACGGTGATGATTTTGGACCATGAACAGGCAACCTATGAAGTGCTTGCCAGCCAATGCCAGCCATCGGCCCGGCATGTCAAGCCGGTGCAAACGGGGCTGCGGGTGGCGGCGCGCGATTTTCCGCTGCTCGATCAAGTCTGTCGCGAGCGCCGGCCCTTGTGGGTGGAAGATGTCAGCGCGGACGACCTGGTGCCGCCGGAGATCGTGCGTCGCTACGGCATGCAGGCCATCCTGGGCGTTCCGCTCATCGTACAGAATGAAGTCCTGGGCGTCCTGCTGGTGGATGAGGTGGATGCGCCGCACATTTTCAGCAGCCGTCAGGTAGAAATGGTGCGCGGCGTCGCCAGCCAGTTGGCCGTGGCCATCGAGAGCGCCCGCCTGGCCCTGCAAGAGACCGAGCGTGCGCGCATGGGTGAGGAGTTGCGCGTCGCGCACGAAATTCAGGCCAGTTTCCTGCCGGAGGCCAGCCCGTCACTGCCAGGCTATGACATTGCGCATGTGTGGCTGGCCGCACGCGAAGTGGCCGGCGATTTCTTTGACTTCATTCCCCTGACCGCGCGGCGTTTGGGGCTAGTCATTGCCGATGTGTCAGACAAAGGCGTGCCGGCCGCGCTCTTCATGGCCCTGGCCCGCATCCTGATGCGCGTCATCGCGGCCGACCGGCGCTCACCGGCGCGCGTGCTGCGGCGAGTCAACGAGCTGCTGCTGGAAAACAGCCGCTCGGACATGTTCATCACCCTTTGGTACGGTGTGCTGGACCCCGTGCAGCACGATTTGCTCTTTGCCAATGCCGGCCACAACCCGCCCCTGCTGCTCAGCGCGGCCACCGGCAAGATTCGCCTGCTGCGCAAGCACGGCCTGATCCTGGGAATTCTCCCCATCGTGGCCCTGGAAGATGACCGTGTGGCCCTGGCGCCCGGTGATATCCTGATTTTGTATACCGACGGCGTCACCGACGCCATCAACCTGGGCGAGGAGTCGTTCGAGATGACCCGTCTGCAAGACGTGGTGCTGGCCCACCAGACGCAGAGCGCGGCCGCCATCGCCGAGGCCATCAAGGCTGCCGTGCGTGAGTTCGTCGGTTCGGCGCCACAGTTTGACGAT
The window above is part of the Candidatus Amarolinea dominans genome. Proteins encoded here:
- a CDS encoding STAS domain-containing protein, giving the protein MEITSSELKRCVLVNINGRIDGSSAPEMEQALKALMDSGHYRLVLDIGGVTFLSSAGIRVLVSTWKTVRRFNRGDLRLANVPPRISEVLDLTGLNDHFAQFSSNVEAVGSF
- a CDS encoding SpoIIE family protein phosphatase — translated: MADMPSVNRDALPPVGRAPLHLDELRALAEAGQAIVQARMDEDQLCELIFQHATRLMDASSFHLGLFDRDDFVIKVWMRHGQRLPGARFVGGANDGIVGWLRRNRQPLLVHDFETEMQDLPARPRYDDEHPPRSAVFVPILAGEQAIGSLAVQSDEPGAFSEEGLRILFIIANQAGVALVNARLYQVVERRARQLQTVAQVSRKVAAILDLDQLLNQVVELIRDRFGYYHVQIFVVAQGTGRAYFRASSGHNLNKMWLRHGRFVRIGSEGIIGWVAQHGQPLLANDVSLESRYFPDDPRLLPDTQAELGVPLMVEDRVLGVLDVQARELNAFTSEDLFILTALADQIAVAIEDTRLYQAAKDEAAISSALLDVANAMARPYRVPEMANTVARLTPSLAGVDRCTVMILDHEQATYEVLASQCQPSARHVKPVQTGLRVAARDFPLLDQVCRERRPLWVEDVSADDLVPPEIVRRYGMQAILGVPLIVQNEVLGVLLVDEVDAPHIFSSRQVEMVRGVASQLAVAIESARLALQETERARMGEELRVAHEIQASFLPEASPSLPGYDIAHVWLAAREVAGDFFDFIPLTARRLGLVIADVSDKGVPAALFMALARILMRVIAADRRSPARVLRRVNELLLENSRSDMFITLWYGVLDPVQHDLLFANAGHNPPLLLSAATGKIRLLRKHGLILGILPIVALEDDRVALAPGDILILYTDGVTDAINLGEESFEMTRLQDVVLAHQTQSAAAIAEAIKAAVREFVGSAPQFDDLTLIVVKRLI
- a CDS encoding ATP-binding protein; this translates as MNNDWQLTIASDLHNLPLIAQFVRNAGRAAGLNDDALFAIELACDEACNNVIEHAYRDAAGPLHIACSVRQADFIIQIQDQGRPFEPPIARPLHHLRRRANTPVGGLGIHLMRKLMDVVEYRFDTQFGNHLTMIKRQVVPISAPEDT